The genomic DNA GAGCCACGAGAATGTGCTCTTCAGGAAGCTCAAGCGTGCGGCGGCGACCCACCGCATCTGTCGGCACGGCGAATCCTTCGGGTGCGGCTCCCGAGATCACCCGCACGCGGGATCCCAAGCGCGACAGTTCACGCAACTGCTCGGCCATCGTGTGAGTGGGAACGATGACAGCATCCGCGTGTCGTTCGGCGCGCTTGAGCATTGCGCGATGCCACATGAGAGCGGGCTTCGACATTCCCTCTCCACCGAGCCAGGGAGTGAGATCCCACAGCGTCACAACCGTCTGATCATGGTTGTGTACGCGGTCGTGCTTGACCAGAGGAGCAGCCAACGACGCGGCATGAATAAGCCCGCCACCGAGGCGAGGTGCGACACCGAGCTGCCAGGCGGCGGTGAGCTCGCGACGCGCAAGAGTCGACTGGGCCACATCCTTCAACCCGGGAATTAGGCGCTCTGCCTCGTCGGCATGGTTCGCAGGAACGATCGCCGAAACGACGCATCCTCGAGGCGCTGTCTCCACGAGCGCGCGCGCAAGTTCACTCTCGGCCATCGCAAGATTAGCGTCGGTCGGGGTGGTGAGCTGGTCGAGAACGACCCGTAGTGTCGCGGTCATCCTTCGAGCGTAATCTCGCGAGATGGGTGCAACCCGGATGCCACCACGCCAGGTGCGAGATCGTTATCAGTCTGAAGGAGTTGGCGTGGCCGACGGCGGATGAAGCGTTGTTTGCATCAACTCATGGATGTGATCGATGTCAGGGTCATCCTGATCGATGTTGTTCGCTTCGGGTGTCAACTCGATCGTCGTGACGGGCTGCGACTTGGCGTCGACAGCGAGCTCGGCGAGCGTCGGCAGCAGTGACTGTGGCACATCTGTCTCGACGAGATGTGTACCAGCGGCGACGATGTCTTGGAACCTCGAGAGCACGTTCTCAGGGGTGAACTGAGCGAGCATGGCCTCTTGCAACTCGCGCTGACGCTGCATCCGGTCCCAGTCGCTCGTCGTATAGCGTGACCGCGCATACCACTGCGCCGTATTGCCGTCCATGTGCTGCTGCCCGACTTCGATCCACCCGATTGCCCAGTCCTCG from Microbacterium endophyticum includes the following:
- a CDS encoding glycosyltransferase, with translation MTATLRVVLDQLTTPTDANLAMAESELARALVETAPRGCVVSAIVPANHADEAERLIPGLKDVAQSTLARRELTAAWQLGVAPRLGGGLIHAASLAAPLVKHDRVHNHDQTVVTLWDLTPWLGGEGMSKPALMWHRAMLKRAERHADAVIVPTHTMAEQLRELSRLGSRVRVISGAAPEGFAVPTDAVGRRRTLELPEEHILVAPGSPAELRTAFAAVVDAGIELPVVVLDQAEGREPAVVDIAVSAGLVASRVHVRSMLDVADRAAALASARAMVAPSSASAFPWRVLEALRLGVPVVAAASEVHKEVLFDGGLVAEDENAFGESLAQVMGSDASHRRFAVMAADRGRGFSWRVAAESVWALHAEL